One Phaseolus vulgaris cultivar G19833 chromosome 2, P. vulgaris v2.0, whole genome shotgun sequence DNA window includes the following coding sequences:
- the LOC137811562 gene encoding U-box domain-containing protein 6-like encodes MDVAEVEENLFTATDAKLHGQMCKTLSIIYCKVLSVFPSLEAARPRSKSGIQALCSLHVALEKVKNVLQHCSECSKLYLAITADSVLLKFEKAKSALEDSLRRVEEIVPQSIGCQVQEIVNEFVTIEFALDPSEKQVGNDLIALLQQGRKFNDSSDSNELECFHQAATGLGITSSRAALAERRALKKLLERARSEEDKRKESIIAYLLHLMRKYSKLFRSEFSDDNDSQGSAPCSPTVQGSIGDSVPGSHCQAFDRQLSKFSCFNFKPNSCRKSGQMPLPPEELRCPISLQLMYDPVIIASGQTYERVCIEKWFSDGHNKCPKTQQKLSHLCLTPNYCVKGLVTSWCEQNGVPIPEGPPESLDLNYWQFLLSESESTNSKSVDSVNSCKLKGVDVVSLEESGIPEESVQKGTESVSAQEEDTEQYFNFLKVLTEGNNWRRQCEVVEQLRLLLRDDEEARIFMGANGFVEALLQFLQSAVHEGSVMAVESGTMALFNLAVDNNRNKEIMLSAGVLSLLEEMISKTSSYGCTTALYLNLSCLEEAKPMIGMSQAIQFLIQLLQSDSDIQCKQDALHALYNLSTVPSNIQYLLSSGIISGLQFLEGDDDCMWTERCIAVLINLATSQVGREEIVSTPGLVSALASILDTGELLEQEQAVTCLLILCSRSEECCDMVLQEGVIPALVSISVNGTPRGREKAQKLLMLFREQRRDHSPVKTHQCPPETSDLSMPPAEMKPLCKSISRRKSGRAFSFFWKSKSYSVYQC; translated from the exons ATGGATGTTGCTGAGGTTGAAGAGAATCTATTTACTGCAACTGATGCTAAG TTACACGGACAAATGTGCAAGACTCTTTCTATTATATATTGCAAAGTATTGTCTGTATTTCCTTCTTTAGAAGCTGCTAGGCCAAGGAGTAAATCTGGTATTCAGGCATTATGTTCATTGCATGTAGCCTTGGAGAAAGTCAAGAATGTTCTTCAGCACTGCTCAGAGTGTAGTAAACTTTACTTG GCTATAACTGCAGATTCTGTCCTCCTAAAATTTGAGAAAGCTAAATCTGCTCTTGAAGATAGTCTTAGACGGGTGGAAGAAATTGTTCCACAATCTATTGGGTGTCAG GTTCAGGAGATTGTGAATGAGTTTGTGACAATAGAATTTGCACTTGACCCATCAGAAAAACAAGTCGGCAAtgatttgattgcattgctccAACAGGGAAGAAAGTTTAATGATTCTAGTGACAGCAATGAGCTTGAATGTTTTCACCAGGCTGCTACTGGACTTGGAATTACATCTTCAAGAGCAGCTCTTGCTGAAAGAAGAGCTCTCAAGAAACTCCTAGAAAGGGCTCGATCAGAGGAAGACAAGCGGAAGGAATCAATTATTGCATATCTCTTGCATCTTATGAGGAAATACTCCAAATTATTTAGAAGTGAATTCTCAGATGACAATGATTCTCAGGGTTCTGCACCTTGTTCTCCCACTGTTCAGGGATCTATTGGGGACAGTGTTCCTGGTAGTCATTGTCAAGCCTTTGACAGACAGCTTTCCAAATTCAGTTGCTTTAATTTCAAACCAAATAGTTGTAGGAAATCAGGGCAGATGCCTCTTCCACCTGAAGAGTTAAGGTGTCCGATATCTCTGCAACTTATGTATGATCCTGTTATTATTGCTTCTGGGCAAACATATGAAAGAGTTTGTATAGAAAAATGGTTCAGTGATGGTCACAACAAATGCCCAAAGACCCAGCAGAAACTTTCACATCTTTGTTTGACTCCTAATTACTGTGTTAAGGGCCTTGTTACTAGTTGGTGTGAACAAAATGGAGTTCCTATTCCTGAAGGCCCTCCTGAATCTCTTGACCTTAACTACTGGCAATTTTTATTATCAGAGTCTGAATCTACAAATTCAAAATCTGTAGATAGTGTCAACTCTTGCAAGTTGAAGGGTGTTGATGTGGTTTCTTTGGAAGAGAGTGGTATCCCAGAGGAATCTGTGCAAAAGGGGACTGAAAGTGTGTCTGCACAAGAGGAAGACACTGAGCAGTATTTTAACTTTCTGAAAGTTTTGACTGAGGGGAACAATTGGAGGAGGCAATGTGAAGTGGTAGAACAGTTAAGGTTGCTGCTGAGGGATGACGAGGAAGCCAGGATTTTTATGGGGGCTAATGGGTTTGTCGAAGCACTTTTGCAGTTCTTGCAATCAGCTGTCCATGAAGGTAGTGTAATGGCTGTGGAAAGTGGAACAATGGCTCTCTTCAACCTGGCTGTGGATAATAACAG AAATAAGGAAATTATGTTATCAGCTGGAGTATTATCATTGTTGGAGGAAATGATTTCTAAAACTAGTTCTTATGGTTGTACAACTGCCCTCTATTTGAATCTCTCTTGCCTTGAAGAAGCCAAGCCAATGATTGGCATGAGTCAGGCTATCCAGTTCCTAATCCAGCTTCTCCAATCTGACTCTGATATTCAATGCAAGCAAGATGCTCTCCATGCTCTCTATAATCTTTCTACTGTGCCCTCCAATATTCAATACCTCCTTTCATCTGGCATCATTAGTGGCTTACAATTCCTTGAAGGAGACGATGATTGCATGTGGACAGAAAGATGCATAGCTGTTTTGATAAATTTAGCTACTTCTCAAGTTGGAAGGGAGGAAATTGTATCAACTCCCGGACTTGTTAGTGCACTGGCTTCTATACTGGACACCGGTGAGCTCTTGGAACAGGAGCAAGCTGTGACTTGTCTCCTAATTTTGTGCAGTAGAAGTGAGGAGTGTTGTGACATGGTCTTGCAAGAAGGGGTTATACCAGCATTGGTTTCAATATCAGTGAATGGGACCCCAAGAGGCAGAGAAAAAGCTCAGAAACTCTTGATGCTGTTCCGAGAGCAGCGACGGGACCATTCACCAGTTAAGACACATCAGTGCCCACCTGAAACTAGTGATTTGTCTATGCCTCCAGCTGAAATGAAACCACTATGCAAGTCAATTTCAAGAAGAAAGTCTGGGAGAGCTTTTAGCTTTTTCTGGAAAAGCAAGAGCTATTCTGTTTACCAGTGTTGA
- the LOC137809713 gene encoding uncharacterized protein: MNSSRHRPLHTCGVSFLAIVDIVMGKTQHINGHLGSTLKRVTKLAKFAVLLIYAMQIQWLTILSFIDDAILAIEKVTEKLFPPSTRVFDKVDEVVVMMVSLPEKFEGAMNKFPTIIHEVPFLNWALTPVISRLNSLVSTLNHWGHKNSRSNEKTIGDRSYNEGYMDSLNDIENLEIFPPIISECEYKGAHDTALRSHEKGSYKDVLERGKKENPEEKMEKGCEAEKVNGGDDCECKEGREKNDGKYQVGESVKDALFELFESAWLMKAGS; encoded by the coding sequence ATGAATAGTTCAAGGCATCGTCCATTACACACTTGTGGAGTTTCCTTCTTAGCCATTGTTGACATTGTCATGGGAAAAACCCAACATATCAATGGACATTTAGGTTCAACGTTGAAAAGGGTAACGAAGTTAGCCAAATTCGCCGTGCTCCTTATCTACGCCATGCAAATCCAATGGCTAACAATTCTCTCCTTCATCGATGATGCCATTCTAGCAATTGAAAAAGTTACAGAGAAACTGTTTCCCCCTTCAACACGGGTGTTCGACAAAGTTGATGAAGTTGTGGTAATGATGGTGTCCCTTCCTGAGAAATTTGAAGGAGCAATGAACAAGTTTCCCACAATAATCCATGAGGTCCCGTTTCTGAATTGGGCACTGACCCCTGTGATCTCAAGGTTGAACAGTTTGGTCTCAACGTTGAACCATTGGGGACATAAAAATTCAAGGTCGAACGAGAAAACAATAGGTGATAGGAGTTACAATGAAGGGTACATGGATTCCTTGAATGATATTGAGAATTTGGAAATATTTCCTCCTATAATATCAGAGTGTGAATATAAAGGGGCTCATGACACTGCATTGCGGAGTCACGAAAAAGGGTCATACAAGGATGTGTTGGAGAGAGGAAAAAAAGAGAACCCAGAGGAGAAAATGGAAAAAGGGTGTGAGGCTGAGAAGGTGAATGGAGGTGATGATTGTGAGTGCAAAGAAGGAAGAGAGAAGAATGATGGGAAATATCAAGTTGGAGAAAGTGTGAAGGATGCCCTTTTCGAACTGTTTGAGTCTGCATGGCTCATGAAAGCTGGTAGTTAG